The nucleotide window AAATTTCAAATTTTGAAGAAGAAAAATGGATTAAAGAGTTAGAAAATCAAAAAACAAATTCTTTACTAAAAAAAATGGAATCTTCAAAAGAAGATTCCATCTCAAATCCTTGGTAAAACAAAAGATTAATAATCTTTTGTTTTTCTCATTTGTAAAAGTTCTCTTTGAACAGAAATATTTATATCTTCATTTGCTTCAAAATCTAAAGAATAATTTCTACCATCATAATCAACAGAATTTAAAATAATCTTCATAGCTTCTAATCTTGCAAGATGTTTATCATCACTTCTTACTATATGCCAAGGGGCACTTCTTGAAGTTGTTCTTCTAAGCATCTCATATTTTTTTTCAGAAAATTCATCCCATAAATCTTGTGCTTGCATATCAACTTCAGAAAATTTCCATTGTCTTAAAGGATCATGAATTCTTCTATCAAATCTTCTTTTTTGTTCTTCTTTTGAAACAGAAAAATAAAGTTTAATTAAAATCATTCCTTGTCTTACTAAATCTTGCTCAAAATTTACAATATCTTCCATAAAAATTTCATGTTCTTCAGGAGTACAAAATCCAAAAATTGGCTCAACCATTGCACGATTATACCAAGATCTATCAAATAACACTATTTCTCCACCTGTTGGGAAATGAGTAATATATCTTTGTAAAAACCATTGATTTTTTTGAGTTTCTGTTGGTTTTCCAAGAGCAACAATTCTGTAATGCTTATTATTCATATATCTTGTGATTCTTCTAATTGCTCCACCTTTTCCAGAAGCATCTCGCCCTTCAAAAAGAATAATCATTCTTTTATTCTCTTTTTCAAGCCAATCTTGAAGTTTTATTAATTCTATTTGATATTTTTTCAAAGCTTCTAAATCATAAATCTTTTGAACGCCTTCTGTTAAAACTTGTGAATTTAGTTTTTTATAATCACCTAATATTGACTTGAGAAATTCATTTTCTTCCTGTAATTGTTTTAAGGCTTCATTATCTTTCACTACCAATTTTTCTTCCTTTAAAGCATTTGTTTCTTCTGTTTTTGATACAATTGAGTCTTTGAATGCTTGCATTAAATCTACTGCATCTTTTCTACTTAAATTATCTCTTTTTGCATAACCTAAAACTTTTAC belongs to Arcobacter defluvii and includes:
- the ppk2 gene encoding polyphosphate kinase 2, whose amino-acid sequence is MNLNEFERTNYSGLYISKEAHPEFGKKYIARFQYDKKRYVKVLGYAKRDNLSRKDAVDLMQAFKDSIVSKTEETNALKEEKLVVKDNEALKQLQEENEFLKSILGDYKKLNSQVLTEGVQKIYDLEALKKYQIELIKLQDWLEKENKRMIILFEGRDASGKGGAIRRITRYMNNKHYRIVALGKPTETQKNQWFLQRYITHFPTGGEIVLFDRSWYNRAMVEPIFGFCTPEEHEIFMEDIVNFEQDLVRQGMILIKLYFSVSKEEQKRRFDRRIHDPLRQWKFSEVDMQAQDLWDEFSEKKYEMLRRTTSRSAPWHIVRSDDKHLARLEAMKIILNSVDYDGRNYSLDFEANEDINISVQRELLQMRKTKDY